TTGGTGCTGGGGTTGACCTTGCAGCGGAGCATAAATTGGGATGGGGATCTGCTGCACCGCTGTGGGCTAAAGGGTCATACAGAGTGTTTTACAGGTGGATCTACAATTTACAACATTTACTTATCCAAATACCCATCATTTGTCTCAATGTTATAAATGGCAAACAGTGAGACTTTCAACCCACACTGCATCCAAATTCAAAGTATTTCACTGCCTGCCTCACATCTCTAATTTATTTGGCTAAAATACCTTCTTGGCTAGTATTATAACCAGAActcagtctattttttttaaagagataaTCCCTTTAGAATAGGGGCGCGCACACTTTTTTACTCCAAGATCTATACTTTTCAATGAACCAACATCCAGTGATCTACATGGTTGTTTGGGTTAGAATTCAGGGGTGGGTGGGAAATCTGTTCAGCAGGGGCGCCGCAGGTGCAGCATTTTTCTTCCAGACACTTTAATCAACAGGGCGTgctgaaacgagaagcacctgactgcaatccactgattgcacttctaacataccaTATTAGTGGAAAGCTATGACACATGACCTACTGCAGGGGTTTTCAAACTTTTTtactccaagatctacttttcaaggagttaaccttccacgatctatgatatggaaaacagaccggataggggatctcaaggaccggacttggccacctctGCTTTAGAagaacattgaattgaatgcttttgttgttattatacaagtaaaatgagatttaaagctttcaccatgaagtgcacaaataacaaaagtaACTGAAAAGAGGACAACATTGCCTACCTGCGAAAGCCCAGGTTGGAAGCCTTGCTGCTGTGCCAAAGAGGGAGGAGCCAAGCGAGGGTGTGGGGTGCTGAAGAGATGGCTAGTGTCCATGTAGAAGGCTGGAATCTGAGCTGCAGAaccttaaaatgtaaataaggaGTGTGAAACTGAAATCTTTTTGatgattggggggggggggggggggtcttttaTATGACTATGTAAGACTCTCACCTGCTGCAGACTGAGACACATACacctgcggggtctgctgctgCTGGGGCAGCAGAGGGGGCACGCAGCCAAGTTGGGAAAAGCTGCTGCCACTGTTACCAGTAGAGGTCAGGCTCCCACCCTGTAACTGCTGGGGCTTAACCTTACAGATGTTGGGGGGGTCCGAGGCCGTGGTGGTCTTAGTCCCGAGGGACGACGTTGTGTAAGTGCCCGAAGCTGCGTGATAAGGAGAAACTTTAATGTGACAACATCAAATTGAAGGTGAGGTGGAGGCGGTGGCTCGGAGAACGAAAAGGAGCCGCCAACATATTTGCGGATGGGGTCAAGTTGAGTGTTGGTTACCAGAAAGCGATGTGCTGGGTGTGACAGAGGCCACAGGAATCTGTGACATTGAGGCCGAGGAAAATGAGTACGAAGATGCGCAGGACGTGATCGGCGAGGAAGAGGTGGTGACAGGGGAGTTCTTCTCCAGACTTGGTGAGTTCTCCCACGCTTTGCGAGCAGATTCCATCTGAGACACAAAACAGGGGCGTTCAAACAACATTCCTATGGTTAGCATGAGTTCGGGGGGAAAAGCTTTCGTTAGCTACATAAAAACAAGTGGATGTCAGTCTTGTGACTGTTGTGCACCTTAAGTGTTAAGTCAACTGTAGCAGGAGAGACTGTGCTGAGAGGGGAGCTCTGCTGCAGGGTTTCTCTTCGAGGAAGGGGCAGCGAGTGCGGTAGCGCCACCTGACAAGAACCCACAAAATCAAAGTAGATTTTACAATCCACTCTGGTTGGGTTTGACAGCTATGTAAAACACTCACATTAGCGACTAGACTCTCTTCCATTTTATTGTTTCCTGTCGGAACGCTATCAGCAAGTGAGGAAGAGGGCGTGGTGTAATCTGTAACAGACTCCTGGAAAGGGAACACGCCCAATACAATAAATGGCTAAATCTTGACAGCGGACAAGCCAAGTGATTGTGGAAAAGTTACCTTGGAGTTACTGGTGTACTCAGCCGATGGCACAGTGATCATGCCTTCAATATCCCCGCCCAGCTCAGTGACCGCAGTGTCGCTGGTAGGCGGACTAGAGGCGGCGGTTCTGCTGACAGCACCGCTTCCGGTTACTCCCGCCTCCAAGACCTCGCCTTCCCCTCCTCGAGCATCTTTTGCCTTGCGGTTCTTTAGTGAGCGCTCCTTGCCTATCGGACCCGGTTTGTACTCCTTGGTTTCAACCAGCTCCATCTCGGGCAGCTGCGAGATACCACAGACACATGTTGAGATGGACACACAGTGATTGCCTTAGGTATTCGCCATCCCCAGCCGCCAGTGGGGATAGTTAGTGTAAACCTTAATTTCAGAGTTACGTTACATTACTTTAAAAGTCCTTAATTGGTTTTAAAACCATCAAGCCGTCGGGTTACCTTCTGTGTTTTGATGGGTCCAGCACGAGGTTGTTTCTGCTGCCTTTGTTCTTTGGGAGCAGGAAGCTTGTCTGTAGCAGTCTCTAGCAGAGGGGGAACACCGTCGCTGTCCGTGCTGCCGGCAGACGATGGTGCTCCAAATTGAATGCTGTCGATGGCCACCAACTCCCCGGCGCTCTCCGTTACGGGTTTCACGCCCTGACAGAACAATAGGCATGTTAAACAACCAAACGGCATGTGTCGATGGTatagttaaaaaagaaaaaatatctacAATATCAGATACCGAAGAAACTCAACATGCGAGCCAAATTTTTCAGGTTAGCATATACTATAGATAAAATAccttttcaataaaaataaaaaaaattacaaaagaaaaacagtatGAACGTGTATCAACGGTATTACAAACAAACCTCAGAAGAGACTGTGCCAGTAAAAGAGGTCAGAGGTTTGTTCCAGGCACTCACAGGAGGAGGTTGAGGGGGACTGATGGGACCCACTGCCAAGAAATAAAGGATAAAAGTGGTTCTTTACAATTTACTTTTTAACAAAGCAGCAGGGTTTCAAAAACGTACGCTTGACATCGGGAAGGACGGTTGGGCCTGCTACTTTCTTCTCCCACAGCTCGGTTCCCAGATTGCCGTGCGTTGGTGCGGCCGCCGTGGCAGGGGGTAGGGTCTTTAAGGTGAAGTCCACATTTGTGGCCGGCGCGGAGGGCACTGTTGCTTcaaggttctggggggatgcaGCCGGCTGAGTTGGGGGAAGGTGAGGATGCTGGGGGGCAGAACTGGAAGGCTGTTGCGTGACTTGGGGCGTGGATGCTGGTGCTGCAGGTTGAGACTGTGAGGATGACTGATGTTGTGGTTGATGTTGTGGCTGCTGCTGCGATGATTGCTTTTTAGCAAATCGTGGCGGTAACTTTCCTCCACCACCTCTGCTTTTGTCACCGGAGGCTTTTTTACCCCAATTCTGAAAGTAAAAAGGGACAGGATGATAACTACAGCAACCAAGGCATAGAGAAAGACAGACATTTGGGGAGATTACCAGAAGATTAGGGTTATGCATTTCAACTGTATCCAACAGTCCAACGTATTGATAAACTAAATCTTCTAAACCAGGGCAGTCCAAACAATTCCACAATGGGCCACAatgggtgcaggatttcattcaaACCCAAGTAGGCAACACCTCACTAATCTGGTGTTTTACAAGTGTAACCAATTGAGTACTTCATGTTTTAGGAGATACCTCATTGGGTAAATTGTCTGTGCTAGATGGGTGAGTACTAAAACCAAGACCCAGAGCGGCCCTTGAGGAgcagtttggagacccctgctctaaagtctTTATGCCCAAAACACCCATCAAGCCACCTGATTCCAATCTTACCTGAGTAGTTTGCTCTTCTTTCTTGCGCTTCTCCTCATCCTGGAGACGTTTCTGTTGCTTCCGTGAGACTACCTCAGTGAAACCGTCATCGTTGGTGCTGGACTGCGGGTCATCTGTGGTGGTGACCTCAGGGTGGTCATCAATGATGACCACGCCTAGACCAAACAATAAGCAATCTCTTAAATATCATTGAAAGTGGGCAGAAATGGTGCCaccattatgaaaaaaaattaagttgacTCACTGGCGTAATTGTTGAGGTCAAATTGAGAGAGTGCATTCTCTTTGGGCTTCTTGACAGCTTGCCTGGCCTCCTCTTTGCGCCGCGCAGCCTGATCTTTAGCGGACCTTGACAATCCGGAGGTTGCTGCCGTTTCAGAGTTTTGCTGAACCCCAGGGCTGAATTGCAGGAAGTCATAAATATAACAGATATTTTATGGTGCGTTGTTGAGTTGGTTttccgtttgtttgttttagtgcCATTATGTTGTAGCCATTTGCAATCTAAAGTGCTTtgcaaagaattttttttttttttaggatgtatATAAATAAACTCTTGAGCCAAAGGTAGAGAGGCAGCCAATCAGAAAAATTATACCTCAAACAAGCCTAGCACCCAGTTTTGTCTTAACTTTGGTGATAATTATATgcagtaaaaacatttttgtcgCTAATTAGTGCTAGTGAAAAACAACTTAAACCTGCAGAGGGGTTGGTACCAGTACGGCATTCCTACAGAAAACTCACCCTTTGCGGCCACCTTTAACTCCGCCTCTTCTGTCTCCTTTGGGACCACTGTAGCTGCGACCTGGTTTGGCTCCACTGTTGCCTCTGCGGTTTTGTCTTTCGATAGGTCGCTGGCTAGAGAAGCTCCTCTTTCCTGTGGCGGCTCCATCGCGTTTAGGGGAAACTACCCCCTCTGGGGGGCTTTTACTGGGTGTCAGCGAGGACTGAGCGGGTTTGGTAGCGGCCACGTTGCTTACAGTCGCCTGTGCTCCTCGTCTCTCCTCTCGCTCTCTTCTCTCGTTGAAGTCACTGCTTTCGGAGGCCGTTTCCCATTCCTCGTTGGCTTGATCCGAGGAATTCTGGTTGGACAAGTCAGGGGACTTGGTCCCAACAGCAGCGACGGCAGCGGGTCCACCGCTCTCGGGAAAGGGTCCGTCGTGAGGGTCGGGGGGGTTGTGTGGGGATGTGGTCGTCGTAGCTTCTACAGGAACGGTCAATGGGGTTCCTGGTGCTCTTGATAAAGTTGGTGACAAAGATGTAGGTGCAGACATGGCAGGAGGCGCAGGGGCAGGCACAGACGGGAGCGAAACAGGTGGATTCGGGGCCAGATCCCCGCTTGCCAAAACTGCAGCCTCTCGCTCCTTTAGCCGTCGGAAACGGGGAGGTTTATCTTGCCTGGGAGGTCTTGCCGGTCTGGATCGGCGAGGTCTCTCTCTGCTACTCTGAGGGCCTCCGTCCAGAAACTTCTTGCCGTCTGATCTTGGCGGCCGCCGATCAGAGTGTGGGTGATCATATCTTGATGTGGACTCCATGTCGTCTGGCCTGAATGTCTCCATTGGCTTTGAAGGCCAGTGAGAGGAAGACTCTCTGACTCCTGGTCTTCTAAGAGGGGCAGAGCGTGGACCCCCACGTTCCCTAGCTCCACCCCGTCTGTTATACATCCCTCCTCTTCCCCGCCGAGAGGGTTCTCCTTTGGGCAGAAACCCCGGTCTGGGTCTTCCTTCGTCGTCCAAACGAGATCCCACTCTGTCTACCATGTGAGGTGGTCCAAAGCCTGGCTTGTGGTGGACAGGACGTGCCTCGCCGGGGAGCTCGCGTCGAAGCGGGCGGCTGGGCTTGGCGCTCGGCTCGCGATCAGATGGCCCAGTATCGCTGGCAGACTCCCTTCCGCCCTCACTTTCGGAATCAGTGTTTGAGCCACGTCGGCGTCGGCGCTTAGGTATGACCTCAAAGTCAGAGCTCTCACTGCGGGTCTCGCTTTCCTCCCTGTTTCGGAAGGCCGCGGCTCCGGGAGGTAAATCTGAGCGGGATCGAGGTTCTCTGAGAGGATACTCTCTGCTCCGACCACGGCCGCCTCTTCCTCGGCCACTGTACGTCCCTCGGAAGCTACGCCCTCGGGAGTAATACTCTCCCCGACCCCGACTTTTAAAATTGGCGTCAATAGGCCACTCCCTCTCTCTATCCTTGTCCATTTCTTTGTCCCGTTCACGGTCGCGGTCCCGTTCCCTTTCCTCCCTTCGGTAGTTACGGAGAGCAAGATTCGACTCTTTTCTGGAGGGCAGTTTGGGTTCTGGATGCTTGTCATTGCCAGGCAGCTTGTCAGTCTTATCCTCCTGAGAGGACGATGTTGGAACCCCAGATGATGTCTGAGACTCTCTGGCTTTTGAAAGATTAATGTGCGTTTCTACGACCTCTGCAGCTTCTCTCTTGCCCTCAGCCTGAACTCTGGAAACTTCAGATACAGCAGGAGCAACATTGGTGGCTGTGGAATCGGCAGCAACCAAGGGAGGAACTTTAGAGGACTGGTCCTTTTTGGTCCTATCCCCTCTTTCGTGACGCTTTTCTCGCTCTTCCCTTTGCTCTCGTTCTTCTTTCATGTCTCTTAGGACAGGCTTCTTAATTGGTCCGGATCTACGGAGGGGTCTCTCTCCCCCGGGTCCTTCCCTGCGGCCGGGTCTCCCACCCCAGCGTAGCTCAGCTTTCTGCTTACTAGGAACGGGTAGAGGCAGTTTCTCTGGTTTGTGTAGCCCGTCGGCCGGGGACGTGACCCTATTGTTGGTCATTGTGGCTGGTGTGAAGAGTTCGTTCTGAGACTTATCTTCAGACCGTTCAACTGAGTCCTGGAGCTCTAGGGCTTTGCTTCCCAGTGATAGGCCATCAAACCTGGACTCATCGAGTTTAAGTGAGTGACTGGAGCCCTGGGAGACACTTCTCTGGAGCATAGCCTTTCCTAAAGCTTCGACTTCTTCCCCACTCGGCAGACCAGATTCGTCTGGGTCAAAGCCTGAGGTTACAGGAGCCCCATCAATAGGTCCGGTCATATCATGGGATGAAGAAAAAGTTGGTATGGGCTCAGGGGGCTCCCTAAAAAAGTTACTCTTTCGTGAGTCCAACGGACCGTGTTCCTGGGGATACATTGGGGGAAGACCCCTTTCCAAATCTAAACCAGAGTCAATCCTGATGAGAGAAACAAAGTTACACatttaagcatttaaaaaaaaaacaattctgtcTTTTTCTGATATTACCTAGGTTCCTTGCTATCTTCGTGAACTTTAGGGGGAGTTACAGATTGAAGTGGCTCTGATGGTGGGTAGGGGTCAGGGCCCCACACCATCCTTGAGTCAGACGGCAAGCCATGGTCACGGATGGGTCGGGTTAAGTGGTCAAAGGAATCTGAGCTGGAGCTGGAATTGTCCCCTGGCTCTCTGCGTGCAATCTGCTTTGGTGGAATCCTCCCTGAAGAGGACAAAAGGGGAGAAGGTGATTTCTCAGCCCTCCGGGAGGGGGTCTCCAATGGTTACTGTGGGTCCTGGCtattgttccaaccgatctagTCGGCGGTTTAAGCAATCAGGTTTCTGGTAAAACAAGCagaacctgactgcaatcaaatgCTTACACTTgaaagacaccagattggtgcaAAGGGGTCGTCCTGTTTGGTTGAAATACAATCCTGCACAAACTGCGGCCcttttggaatagtttggagacccctgctcaaTGGGTAAAACCGAAAAGAAAACACattggaaattgttttttttacctgggtGAATGTTGGTCGGCATGTCCATGGGAGGGCGCCCAGACATCATACGAGGGTCCATGTAGGACTGCATCATGATCCAGCGGGGGTCAAAACCCATGGAGGCCAAGTGCTGGTGATGGGGCCCAATGGGTTGATATATTGAGCGgtgt
Above is a genomic segment from Stigmatopora argus isolate UIUO_Sarg chromosome 8, RoL_Sarg_1.0, whole genome shotgun sequence containing:
- the prrc2c gene encoding protein PRRC2C isoform X4, whose amino-acid sequence is MSEKSGQSTKAKDGGKTKYATLSLFNTYKGKSLETQKTAVAARHGLQSLGKVAASRRMPPPANLPSLKAENKGNDPNVNIVPKDGSGWASRTEGGDERQQETPPPQPKPVVVPPPEPPTGGSRSWANSKQTLLDGAPRVSSHFHQEFPSLQAAGDGEKDCNQEEDEEPYGPGPSLRPQNVGSWREGGGRNLTTASSPSEMDNRTPEDGSAVPDNSLTPDDPDETGRSITTDTQREKRDGGDKLPSSGPSQPKLNGGQQPPSGVPSHFDPTFRSMMPPYMFHAYPQMSQAPRQANVRYPVTQDGLRAARSTRPQQPPPQAWLKNPDRPSIVSATELKELDNLDTDTDEGWAGAQMEVDYTEKLNFSDDEENQAAKEKGENWEWMSKMERMRSRPQDGQGGCKDGTEEHVSSKTPLGYTVDHRAASPGNAGHCKVAVPQDYQGGSRTSSGGGAPRGSKPLAAAPEEDSKAWQQKRKKSSEVSEAVERARRRREEEERKMEEQRLAACAEKLKRLNEKHRQSTEVQAIVPQTASDESLAPQEDASSAPDPAPSPATSVTVLQPQASALQTHIPERADQDGERNELEQAEPNVEEKEEAAPLPQRPISPDSRPVVSAPEPQTEVENTLTEVELLVDETQSERTTVPIRDYFNIEENKVEEAHLSLPHIDTPSSEDVAIAPPLLEGEAAAAMRPSLTSGYSKQFQKSLPPRFLRQQEQMKQQQWQQQQQQSGGSVSPSSSGGVPGTQQQQQQHRSIYQPIGPHHQHLASMGFDPRWIMMQSYMDPRMMSGRPPMDMPTNIHPGRIPPKQIARREPGDNSSSSSDSFDHLTRPIRDHGLPSDSRMVWGPDPYPPSEPLQSVTPPKVHEDSKEPRIDSGLDLERGLPPMYPQEHGPLDSRKSNFFREPPEPIPTFSSSHDMTGPIDGAPVTSGFDPDESGLPSGEEVEALGKAMLQRSVSQGSSHSLKLDESRFDGLSLGSKALELQDSVERSEDKSQNELFTPATMTNNRVTSPADGLHKPEKLPLPVPSKQKAELRWGGRPGRREGPGGERPLRRSGPIKKPVLRDMKEEREQREEREKRHERGDRTKKDQSSKVPPLVAADSTATNVAPAVSEVSRVQAEGKREAAEVVETHINLSKARESQTSSGVPTSSSQEDKTDKLPGNDKHPEPKLPSRKESNLALRNYRREERERDRDRERDKEMDKDREREWPIDANFKSRGRGEYYSRGRSFRGTYSGRGRGGRGRSREYPLREPRSRSDLPPGAAAFRNREESETRSESSDFEVIPKRRRRRGSNTDSESEGGRESASDTGPSDREPSAKPSRPLRRELPGEARPVHHKPGFGPPHMVDRVGSRLDDEGRPRPGFLPKGEPSRRGRGGMYNRRGGARERGGPRSAPLRRPGVRESSSHWPSKPMETFRPDDMESTSRYDHPHSDRRPPRSDGKKFLDGGPQSSRERPRRSRPARPPRQDKPPRFRRLKEREAAVLASGDLAPNPPVSLPSVPAPAPPAMSAPTSLSPTLSRAPGTPLTVPVEATTTTSPHNPPDPHDGPFPESGGPAAVAAVGTKSPDLSNQNSSDQANEEWETASESSDFNERREREERRGAQATVSNVAATKPAQSSLTPSKSPPEGVVSPKRDGAATGKRSFSSQRPIERQNRRGNSGAKPGRSYSGPKGDRRGGVKGGRKGPGVQQNSETAATSGLSRSAKDQAARRKEEARQAVKKPKENALSQFDLNNYASVVIIDDHPEVTTTDDPQSSTNDDGFTEVVSRKQQKRLQDEEKRKKEEQTTQNWGKKASGDKSRGGGGKLPPRFAKKQSSQQQPQHQPQHQSSSQSQPAAPASTPQVTQQPSSSAPQHPHLPPTQPAASPQNLEATVPSAPATNVDFTLKTLPPATAAAPTHGNLGTELWEKKVAGPTVLPDVKLGPISPPQPPPVSAWNKPLTSFTGTVSSEGVKPVTESAGELVAIDSIQFGAPSSAGSTDSDGVPPLLETATDKLPAPKEQRQQKQPRAGPIKTQKLPEMELVETKEYKPGPIGKERSLKNRKAKDARGGEGEVLEAGVTGSGAVSRTAASSPPTSDTAVTELGGDIEGMITVPSAEYTSNSKESVTDYTTPSSSLADSVPTGNNKMEESLVANVALPHSLPLPRRETLQQSSPLSTVSPATVDLTLKMESARKAWENSPSLEKNSPVTTSSSPITSCASSYSFSSASMSQIPVASVTPSTSLSASGTYTTSSLGTKTTTASDPPNICKVKPQQLQGGSLTSTGNSGSSFSQLGCVPPLLPQQQQTPQVYVSQSAAGSAAQIPAFYMDTSHLFSTPHPRLAPPSLAQQQGFQPGLSQPTAVQQIPIPIYAPLQGQPQHQHTHQAQLGLGAGPPVSQPQDLFSSSLQPYRSQQAFMQSSLSQPSMMLSGPSLHSYPGVQAPELGKPQSSLAYQQPSSTQHIPILFEPQLNQPSGIGGSQLIDTHLLQARQGMNQHSNMYSGQVQQHGQSSYYSNTQSPSSAMQQVTVPLASQLSLANFGSGGGQPLLAMPPTPPQPQPPNMGRQPPISQPYRGLMGHSHSHSHSHGHGHGMMQAPTSKMDMDLKLFGGGMDVKPVAPPVSVRSTTPTSSPYRASSTSPSSQSAKLNSMLYQKQFQANSGSMRMTQHFPTQFNPQLLSQANMVSQLVRAPHANSFGGGGGGMQRSPMGPPMGPPMTPNMGMGSPGGGLMPHPRPQHPQHVQHPQHVQHPQHGGQHPPSRGPGVLPAPPRGTQAALKAEQDLKAKQRAEVLQSTHKFFSEQQRSKALKAPPQLLEAAMPQLPPLNSNPDADKPPAHVSALAAAAKPVRTGPIKPQAVKSEEGK
- the prrc2c gene encoding protein PRRC2C isoform X2, which translates into the protein MSEKSGQSTKAKDGGKTKYATLSLFNTYKGKSLETQKTAVAARHGLQSLGKVAASRRMPPPANLPSLKAENKGNDPNVNIVPKDGSGWASRTEGGDERQQETPPPQPKPVVVPPPEPPTGGSRSWANSKQTLLDGAPRVSSHFHQEFPSLQAAGDGEKDCNQEEDEEPYGPGPSLRPQNVGSWREGGGRNLTTASSPSEMDNRTPEDGSAVPDNSLTPDDPDETGRSITTDTQREKRDGGDKLPSSGPSQPKLNGGQQPPSGVPSHFDPTFRSMMPPYMFHAYPQMSQAPRQANVRYPVTQDGLRAARSTRPQQPPPQAWLKNPDRPSIVSATELKELDNLDTDTDEGWAGAQMEVDYTEKLNFSDDEENQAAKEKGENWEWMSKMERMRSRPQDGQGGCKDGTEEHVSSKTPLGYTVDHRAASPGNAGHCKVAVPQDYQGGSRTSSGGGAPRGSKPLAAAPEEDSKAWQQKRKKSSEVSEAVERARRRREEEERKMEEQRLAACAEKLKRLNEKHRQSTEVQAIVPQTASDESLAPQEDASSAPDPAPSPATSVTVLQPQASALQTHIPERADQDGERNELEQAEPNVEEKEEAAPLPQRPISPDSRPVVSAPEPQTEVENTLTEVELLVDETQSERTTVPIRDYFNIEENKVEEAHLSLPHIDTPSSEDVAIAPPLLEGEAAAAMRPSLTSGYSKQFQKSLPPRFLRQQEQMKQQQWQQQQQQSGGSVSPSSSGGVPGTQQQQQQHRSIYQPIGPHHQHLASMGFDPRWIMMQSYMDPRMMSGRPPMDMPTNIHPGRIPPKQIARREPGDNSSSSSDSFDHLTRPIRDHGLPSDSRMVWGPDPYPPSEPLQSVTPPKVHEDSKEPRIDSGLDLERGLPPMYPQEHGPLDSRKSNFFREPPEPIPTFSSSHDMTGPIDGAPVTSGFDPDESGLPSGEEVEALGKAMLQRSVSQGSSHSLKLDESRFDGLSLGSKALELQDSVERSEDKSQNELFTPATMTNNRVTSPADGLHKPEKLPLPVPSKQKAELRWGGRPGRREGPGGERPLRRSGPIKKPVLRDMKEEREQREEREKRHERGDRTKKDQSSKVPPLVAADSTATNVAPAVSEVSRVQAEGKREAAEVVETHINLSKARESQTSSGVPTSSSQEDKTDKLPGNDKHPEPKLPSRKESNLALRNYRREERERDRDRERDKEMDKDREREWPIDANFKSRGRGEYYSRGRSFRGTYSGRGRGGRGRSREYPLREPRSRSDLPPGAAAFRNREESETRSESSDFEVIPKRRRRRGSNTDSESEGGRESASDTGPSDREPSAKPSRPLRRELPGEARPVHHKPGFGPPHMVDRVGSRLDDEGRPRPGFLPKGEPSRRGRGGMYNRRGGARERGGPRSAPLRRPGVRESSSHWPSKPMETFRPDDMESTSRYDHPHSDRRPPRSDGKKFLDGGPQSSRERPRRSRPARPPRQDKPPRFRRLKEREAAVLASGDLAPNPPVSLPSVPAPAPPAMSAPTSLSPTLSRAPGTPLTVPVEATTTTSPHNPPDPHDGPFPESGGPAAVAAVGTKSPDLSNQNSSDQANEEWETASESSDFNERREREERRGAQATVSNVAATKPAQSSLTPSKSPPEGVVSPKRDGAATGKRSFSSQRPIERQNRRGNSGAKPGRSYSGPKGDRRGGVKGGRKGPGVQQNSETAATSGLSRSAKDQAARRKEEARQAVKKPKENALSQFDLNNYASVVIIDDHPEVTTTDDPQSSTNDDGFTEVVSRKQQKRLQDEEKRKKEEQTTQNWGKKASGDKSRGGGGKLPPRFAKKQSSQQQPQHQPQHQSSSQSQPAAPASTPQVTQQPSSSAPQHPHLPPTQPAASPQNLEATVPSAPATNVDFTLKTLPPATAAAPTHGNLGTELWEKKVAGPTVLPDVKLGPISPPQPPPVSAWNKPLTSFTGTVSSEGVKPVTESAGELVAIDSIQFGAPSSAGSTDSDGVPPLLETATDKLPAPKEQRQQKQPRAGPIKTQKLPEMELVETKEYKPGPIGKERSLKNRKAKDARGGEGEVLEAGVTGSGAVSRTAASSPPTSDTAVTELGGDIEGMITVPSAEYTSNSKESVTDYTTPSSSLADSVPTGNNKMEESLVANVALPHSLPLPRRETLQQSSPLSTVSPATVDLTLKMESARKAWENSPSLEKNSPVTTSSSPITSCASSYSFSSASMSQIPVASVTPSTSLSASGTYTTSSLGTKTTTASDPPNICKVKPQQLQGGSLTSTGNSGSSFSQLGCVPPLLPQQQQTPQVYVSQSAAGSAAQIPAFYMDTSHLFSTPHPRLAPPSLAQQQGFQPGLSQPTAVQQIPIPIYAPLQGQPQHQHTHQAQLGLGAGPPVSQPQDLFSSSLQPYRSQQAFMQSSLSQPSMMLSGPSLHSYPGVQAPELGKPQSSLAYQQPSSTQHIPILFEPQLNQPSGIGGSQLIDTHLLQARQGMNQHSNMYSGQVQQHGQSSYYSNTQSPSSAMQQVTVPLASQLSLANFGSGGGQPLLAMPPTPPQPQPPNMGRQPPISQPYRGLMGHSHSHSHSHGHGHGMMQAPTSKMDMDLKLFGGGMDVKPVAPPVSVRSTTPTSSPYRTPFRASSTSPSSQSAKLNSMLYQKQFQANSGSMRMTQHFPTQFNPQLLSQANMVSQLVRAPHANSFGGGGGGMQRSPMGPPMGPPMTPNMGMGSPGGGLMPHPRPQHPQHVQHPQHVQHPQHGGQHPPSRGPGVLPAPPRGTQAALKAEQDLKAKQRAEVLQSTHKFFSEQQRSKALKAPPQLLEAAMPQLPPLNSNPDADKPPAHVSALAAAAKPVRTGPIKPQAVKSEEGK